A genomic segment from Tachysurus fulvidraco isolate hzauxx_2018 chromosome 21, HZAU_PFXX_2.0, whole genome shotgun sequence encodes:
- the pde6b gene encoding rod cGMP-specific 3',5'-cyclic phosphodiesterase subunit beta yields the protein MSVKSEDVEKFLDGNLEFAKRYFEKKLKAGTVASITGVPESKVDLDSFKQVCQVEEGTIFFDLIKDMQENVNMEKVIFKILKRLSALIHADRCSLFMYRQRNGVAELATRLFNVNASSKLEDCVVPPDSEIVFPLDIGIVGHVAQSKKNINVKDVKENSYFSTFVDELTEYTTRNILASPIMNGKDVVAVIMAVNKTNGPYFTDDDEDLFLKYLKVGTLNLKIYHLSYLHNCETRKGQLLLWSANKVFEELTDIERQFHKALYTVRAYLNCDRYSVGLLDMTKEKEFFDVWPVLMGEQPPYSGPVTPDGREIIFYKVIDYILHGKEDIKVIPNPPADHWALASGLPTYVAESGFICNIMNAPAEDMFKFQREALDDSGWTIKNVLSLPIVNKKEEIVGVATFYNRKDGKPFDEQDEQLMEALTQFLGWSALNTDTYDKMNKLENRKDIAQDMVLYHVKCRDDEIQNILKTREYFGKEPKDCEEEELSQILKKELPGKNKFEIYEFRFSDFDCTERDLVMCGIQMYYEVGVVKKFQVPQEVLVRFMYSVSKGYRKITYHNWRHGFNVGQTMFTLLTTGQLKRYYTDLEVMAMITAGFLHDIDHRGTNNLYQVKSQNPLAKLHGSSILERHHLEFGKFLLGDESLNIFQNLNRRQTEHVFHLIDIAIIATDLALYFKKRTMFQKIVDLSETYEDEKKWVEFMSLETTRKEIVMAMMMTACDLSAITKPWEVQSKVALSVAAEFWEQGDLERTVLEQQPIPMMDRNKAAELPKLQCGFIDFVCTFVYKEFSRFHKAIQPMYDGILNNRREWKALQEAYEAKLKEAEEAAKAKAEAAAAKTAAASNNPSSSGSKTCSIC from the exons ATGAGCGTCAAAAGCGAAGATGTGGAGAAGTTTCTTGATGGAAACCTGGAGTTTGCGAAGAGATACTTTGAAAAAAAGCTCAAAGCTGGAACTGTGGCATCCATAACAGGAGTCCCAGAGTCCAAAGTGGATTTGGATTCTTTTAAACAGGTGTGTCAGGTGGAGGAAGGAACGATATTCTTTGATTTGATCAAAGATATGCAGGAGAATGTTAATATGGAGAAGGTGATCTTCAAAATCCTGAAGAGACTCAGTGCTCTCATCCATGCTGACCGATGCAGCCTTTTCATGTACAGGCAAAGGAACGGTGTAGCTGAATTGGCCACTCGACTGTTTAATGTAAACGCTTCATCAAAGTTGGAAGACTGTGTAGTTCCACCCGACTCTGAGATTGTCTTCCCTCTTGATATCGGCATAGTCGGGCATGTCGCCCAATCCAAGAAAAACATCAATGTCAAGGATGTTAAAGAG AATAGCTACTTCAGTACGTTTGTTGATGAGCTGACAGAATACACCACCCGCAACATCTTGGCTTCTCCCATCATGAATGGCAAAGATGTGGTTGCGGTCATCATGGCAGTCAATAAAACTAATGGACCCTATTTCACAGACGATGACGAAGAT ctttttttaaagtatctaAAAGTTGGCACTTTGAACTTAAAGATTTACCATCTGAGCTATCTACATAACTGTGAGACACGTAAAGGCCAG ctgcttcTGTGGTCTGCTAACAAAGTGTTTGAAGAGCTCACGGATATCGAGCGTCAGTTCCACAAAGCTTTGTACACAGTGCGGGCATACCTTAACTGTGACCGCTACTCTGTCGGTCTGCTGGACATGACCAAGGAAAAG GAGTTCTTTGATGTGTGGCCTGTGTTGATGGGAGAACAACCACCATACTCTGGTCCTGTTACTCCAGATGGGAGG GAAATCATCTTCTACAAAGTCATTGACTACATTTTACATGGAAAAGAGGACATCAAAGTCATACC AAATCCACCTGCAGACCACTGGGCACTGGCGAGCGGCCTACCTACCTATGTAGCAGAAAGTGGCTTT ATCTGCAATATCATGAACGCACCAGCAGAGGACATGTTCAAATTTCAG CGTGAGGCACTTGATGACAGCGGCTGGACCATTAAGAACGTGCTGTCTCTGCCAATTGTCaacaaaaaggaagaaataGTAGGAGTAGCAACTTTCTATAACAGGAAAGATGGCAAGCCATTTGATGAACAAGATGAACAACTAATGgag GCTTTGACCCAATTTCTGGGCTGGTCGGCACTCAACACAGACACCTACGACAAGATGAATAAACTAGAAAACAGGAAAGACATCGCCCAGGACATGGTGCTTTACCACGTCAAGTGTCGAGATGATGAGATTCAGAATATTCTT AAAACCAGGGAGTACTTTGGGAAAGAGCCAAAAGACTGTGAGGAGGAAGAACTTTCCCAGATCCTG AAGAAAGAACTTCCAGGAAAAAACAAATTTGAGATATATGAGTTCCGGTTTTCCGACTTTGACTGCACAGAACGGGATCTGGTGATGTGTGGCATCCAGATGTACTATGAAGTTGGTGTTGTAAAGAAGTTTCAGGTTCCTCAGGAG GTTCTAGTGCGGTTCATGTACTCAGTGAGCAAGGGCTACAGAAAGATCACCTATCACAACTGGCGCCATGGCTTCAATGTTGGACAAACCATGTTTACATTACTAACG ACAGGGCAGCTGAAGCGATACTACACAGATTTGGAGGTCATGGCTATGATCACTGCTGGATTCCTACATGATATCGACCACAGGGGCACCAATAATCTCTACCAAGTGAA ATCACAAAATCCATTAGCAAAACTTCATGGATCATCCATTCTGGAAAGGCATCATTTAGAATTCGGCAAGTTTTTACTTGGagatgag TCTTTAAACATTTTCCAAAACTTgaacagaagacagacagagcacGTTTTCCACCTAATCGACATCGCCATTATTGCAACTGACCTTGCCTTGTATTTCAA GAAGAGGACAATGTTCCAGAAAATTGTGGATCTTTCTGAGACGTATGAGGATGAGAAGAAATGGGTCGAATTCATGTCTCTGGAAACGACAAGGAAGGAAATTGTAAT GGCCATGATGATGACTGCTTGTGATCTGTCAGCCATAACCAAACCATGGGAGGTTCAGAGCAAG GTTGCACTCTCAGTAGCAGCTGAATTCTGGGAGCAAGGTGACTTAGAGAGGACTGTACTTGAGCAACAACCCATT cCCATGATGGACAGGAACAAAGCTGCAGAACTGCCCAAGCTTCAGTGTGGTTTTATAGACTTTGTCTGCACTTTTGTCTACAAG GAGTTCTCACGGTTCCACAAAGCCATCCAACCCATGTATGATGGCATCCTGAACAACCGGAGAGAGTGGAAGGCTTTACAGGAAGCGTATGAGGCGAAACTGAAGGAGGCTGAAGAAGCAGCGAAGGCGAAAGCGGAAGCTGCAGCAGCCAAAACAG CGGCTGCCTCCAATAACCCATCGTCATCAGGGTCCAAAACCTGTTCCATCTGCTAG
- the LOC113638666 gene encoding heat shock protein beta-11, whose amino-acid sequence MLCSRTFQPSFSPLMDFHWPVRSLWPETRPLFFQIEQEMMRHMQEMRHNCEFMERIHRRIFDEIDFTSPSAVFKPISFQLGKENNRFTITLDTNDFSPEELSVKQVGKKLRVSGKSEKKQEDGKGSYSYRCQEFRQEFDLPDGVKPESVTCSLNDGQLQIQAPKETSAGANERVIPIAYSPAVNSPTAQSSDSQSQPAQEDSSKSGDQPQ is encoded by the coding sequence ATGCTTTGCTCACGCACATTTCAGCCTTCCTTCAGCCCACTGATGGACTTCCACTGGCCGGTACGCAGTCTTTGGCCTGAGACGAGACCTCTGTTCTTCCAGATTGAACAAGAAATGATGAGGCACATGCAAGAGATGCGACACAACTGCGAGTTCATGGAACGCATCCACAGGAGGATCTTTGATGAGATCGACTTTACCTCACCTTCAGCAGTGTTCAAACCCATCTCATTCCAGCTGGGCAAAGAAAATAACCGCTTCACAATAACCCTGGACACAAACGATTTCTCTCCTGAGGAGCTTTCCGTCAAACAAGTGGGCAAGAAACTGCGTGTGAGCGGAAAGTCCGAGAAGAAGCAGGAAGATGGGAAAGGGTCCTACTCTTACAGATGCCAAGAATTCCGGCAGGAGTTTGACCTACCTGATGGTGTGAAGCCTGAGTCCGTTACATGCTCTTTAAATGATGGCCAACTGCAGATCCAGGCACCTAAGGAGACCTCTGCTGGGGCAAATGAGAGAGTGATTCCTATTGCATACTCTCCTGCTGTGAACAGCCCTACAGCTCAGAGTTCAGATTCACAGAGCCAGCCAGCCCAGGAAGATTCCTCTAAGAGCGGAGATCAGCCTCAATAA